Within Sorghum bicolor cultivar BTx623 chromosome 2, Sorghum_bicolor_NCBIv3, whole genome shotgun sequence, the genomic segment CCACCCCACCGGAACGGCCGGCCTAATAATCCCCAGATCCGACGGCCCCCGCTCCCTCCCCGCCCGATCCCCGCCGTCCGTCCCACGCTAAACCCCCCCCGTCGCCAACGAACAAATCAAATTGAACTCGGCACGCGCACACGTCCGCGGCCGCCCGCACaccgccagccagccagccagccagccagccagccgctCCTCCCTCTGCAAAACCCTAGCGCCCTCTCTCTGTCTGTCTCCTCGTCGGCGATGGCGGCTTCTGCTGGTCCGGCGGCGGCTGCGGTGGGAGAGGAGGAGGCCGGGGAGAGCCGGAAGCTCTTCGTCGGCGGGATCCCGGCGGGGGCGCAGGAGCCCGAGCTGCGGGCCCACTTCGCGCGCTTCGGGGAGGTGCGCTCCGTCATCGTCATGCGGGACAGGGAGACGGGACACGGCCGCGGGTTCGGCTTCGTCGAGTTCGAGGACGAggccgccgcagccgccgcgCTCGGCGACGGGGACGCGCCAAGGCACTTCCTCTGCGGCCGCATGGTGAGTCTCCGCTCGCTCCGATCTGGGCTTGTTGAAGGCTTGCTGCTGCGTAGGGGGTTCTGGTTCTGGTGGCTCTGAGCTTGGTCGGCGTTGTTCCGCGTAGATTTATACTAGTATATTGTATATGCTTACGACGTTGGTAGATATAAATCTGGGACGATTTCCAAATCTGATATAGGGTCATGCTTCGGATAATTGTTGGTATTGCTGTCCGGTTGACATGTAATCGCTTCTTGTAGGCTCACCATTACATCTAAAttgctttcttttttttttttttgctgcccTCCGACTTGGTCTTTGATGGAGCTTTCACTTAGATTTGGACGCCACGTGATGTTATTAATTTCTGATGGTTGGCCTTTCTGATAGGTGGACGTTAAGAGGGCAAGGACAAGGGCTCCGCGAAACCAGGGCGAGCAGCACTCCCAGCCTCAGCAGGCTGAACAAGGCCGGGGTCAGGGGAACCAGGACAATCAGTCCCCCGCTGCTGGTAACGGTACCGCGGACAGCGACAACAACGTGAGCTATGATTCAAAAAAGGTGTTCATTGGTGGTTTGCGGGATAACATCACCGAGGAGGAGTTCCGGTCTTACTTTGAGACGTTTGGCACTGTAACGGATGTCGTGGTGATTTATGACAGCGCGACGAGCCGGTCGAGGGGGTTCGGTTTCGTCACCTTTGACTCGGAGGAAGCAGTGGGAAAGGTGATGCGGCAGAGCTTTCATAACCTAAACGGGACCAAGGTAGAGGCCAAGATTGCTATCCCCAAGGATGAGGCGTATTACCGTAACAGAGGCCGTGGCGCACGTCCCTTTGGTGGGAGGGGCCCTGCTGGCTATGAAGGCTCCATGTACCAACCATACAATGCTAGATATGGCCCATACAATGGCTACATGCCACAACCTGTTCCTGCCCAGCCCTACTTTCCTGCCCCCTATTTTGCTGTGGGGGCCTATCCCTATGGGAGTGGATACCCAAGCCAAGGCGTCATGACAAACGTTCCTGGCATGATGTCAAGGCGGATTCCTCCGGCCTATGGAACATATCCTCAAATGTATCCAGGGTTTAACCTTCTATACAGAGCTGGTTATGGTGGTGCAGCCACTTCTTTTCAGCATGGAATTAATGGTGGAAGTGATAACAAAAAGGATCAAACGAGTGTAGATATGCAGCAAGTTGACAACACTTCTAGTGTTGCGACAATGTTGGAACATATGAAGCTAGGTTCACAATGACTTTCAGGTGCGTGTATTCTGATACCCTACTGGTTAAATTTTATCACTTTTTACTGGTAGGAATTACTGCAATACCCCTATTTTTTCACCATGGTTATTATATGTTGCTTGAAATTGATAGAACATGCGAGTCTTTCCATGATACTAGTGCATAGTCTGCCAATTTTTTTATAACATTTTTGTCATTTGGATTTGCATGTTTGCATTAGTTAACTGAAACTGGAGCGGTTATCCTGATTCTGCTATCTTCAGCTATGATTTTAAGAATCCAAAGTTCTTCGAATATAGTGTTGCCATGGTGAATTCTACCAATGCATCTTGGCACCCTAAACAGTTACTATACTCTGCATTTCATGCTATTTATTCAGTTAGCTATAACGAAACAAACGTTGACATCTAATTTACAGTTCAGTGTTTGCTTTCAATATTTGAGATATTGGTTGGCAGTTCATACAGCAGTGAATTTGGTTTATCAATTGGCAAAATGATATTTCCTTCACTGTCTGGACATGCTTTCAATATTTGAGATATTGGGTGGGTTCTAACTGTTCCGAAACAGATGCAGTTGTCCAGTTTATGCATCATGCCCTTTTTTGTTATATTTGAGTCCTGTACATCTTTCTTTACtgcatgaaaataaaatggAATAGTTTGTTTCCCCATTTGTCACATTCAGTGACATTTTCATGTGTCCTACTTCTGGTTATCTACAAATTTGATTAGATTAAAGTATTATTATATATGCTTTATTCTTTGTACAGAGGGAACTATATAGTTTGACATAAAAGGTGCTTCTTACTATAGGAGTATAACTGAACCaaaatactccctctatccgtGAATAGAAGGTGTAACTACTTTTCTATTTAGTCCGGGAATAGAAGGCAGCCGAGTCTTGGCATCTGTTCGACTGAGCATGCAACATTTAGTGCTGCGTCCCTAATCTCCTTGGCGCTTGTTCATGGGTGCATGCAACCTTCCTTTTGCACGGAAGAACCAATGGGCTGGCAGTTGCTGCATGCACAACATCTAATTAATTAGACCTGGAGCTGAAACGCTCTCCTTGGAAGCCACAACAATTAACTCGTTTATTGGTTTTTGTGATAAAGGAGATGCGCCTTCTATTcatggacagagggagtagctGATGTTGAATATTTTAGGTGGATGCACTGAACATGTGGCTTATGGAGTAAAGTTATTAATTAATAGACGATTCTGTGGTaatctgttttgcaaaattgtATCCTGTCGCGAGGTACTAAACTGACTATGGGAAGCTGAAGCTTGGGCTTAAGGACCCTATTTCTGTTTGGGATCCTAGTTTTGCTGGTGCTTAGTTAAGCTTGTGGTAGCTCCAGATAAGGCAAAATTGCTGCTGCATTCAGTCTGTTTCTGTTTTGGAT encodes:
- the LOC8084305 gene encoding heterogeneous nuclear ribonucleoprotein 1, which translates into the protein MAASAGPAAAAVGEEEAGESRKLFVGGIPAGAQEPELRAHFARFGEVRSVIVMRDRETGHGRGFGFVEFEDEAAAAAALGDGDAPRHFLCGRMVDVKRARTRAPRNQGEQHSQPQQAEQGRGQGNQDNQSPAAGNGTADSDNNVSYDSKKVFIGGLRDNITEEEFRSYFETFGTVTDVVVIYDSATSRSRGFGFVTFDSEEAVGKVMRQSFHNLNGTKVEAKIAIPKDEAYYRNRGRGARPFGGRGPAGYEGSMYQPYNARYGPYNGYMPQPVPAQPYFPAPYFAVGAYPYGSGYPSQGVMTNVPGMMSRRIPPAYGTYPQMYPGFNLLYRAGYGGAATSFQHGINGGSDNKKDQTSVDMQQVDNTSSVATMLEHMKLGSQ